Below is a window of Vulpes vulpes isolate BD-2025 chromosome 5, VulVul3, whole genome shotgun sequence DNA.
ccctccttctctttcccacGGTATCTACGTATGTAGCTTAGTCAAAATTTGTGAGGGAAGGGCAGATTTGGGGAGCTTTAAGAAGGTAGCTTATTTGTGCCTGCTTTTCAGGGTTAGCGTTGGGGTCTGAGAAGAGAAGCCTTCCTCCTCTTCGGTGCTAGGATTTCAGGTCCCTTGCTGGATGGAGCCTGAGAGCAGCCTCTCTGGCATCAGTGGGCGTGCAGAACCTGAGCGATGGGACAGACTGCTCTGAGGCACGGAGGTGTGGGGCATTATTCCTTTGTGGCTTGCATTTGCCTTCTTGCATCTCTGGGTCTTCGGCTTCCCTTCTGCCTTTCTGCCCAGACAACCTCTCTGTTCAGATGTTGACAGTTAGCTTATGTCCCTTACTTTCTTCGGTGTATTAACATACACTGTTTGAGCCTCTTTGGGCACAAACAGCCATTTGATGATGTCACTCCCCTCTTATTCGAAAACAagaatttttcagtgttttcccaATACCCTTGGGATGAAATCTAGATCCCCGAATGGTCTGTctttcctgtgttctctctctttctccctcccccccgcTGGCACTTCCACTCTGGCTCTGGGaaacttctcttccctcctcaaaATAACTGAGCTCAAGCCACTCGACTCGCAGTTTTCTCTGCCTGAATCAGGCCCCCTCCCTTTgtccccctctgcccacctgatGGCTCCTCCTCTACCTCCCATCAGTCATTACTTCTATGAAATCTACTGAAGTCTTCCTTGATGCCTCAAATCTAGGCTAAGCCTTTCCTCTGAGCTCCCGAGCCTACCTTtcctaccaccaccactgcccAGAGCCCTTGTCCCTTGGCCCTGGATTTGCCTGGTTATTGTTTTGTCCTCCCTCCAGACTGAAAGTCCCCCGAAGTCAGCCTTGCTCATCATTGCATCCCCAGTGCTGAACACAAGGCCTGGCCGGTCACAGGTGCTCTACAAAGATCTGCGGTATCAGTGAATGAATCAGAATAACAAGCTAGTGTACACCCCCGCCCCCAAAAAAGACTTATATAATGTGCACAGTCCACCCTGCCGTTGTCTGTGACCCAGCAAACAACAGTGGGAATTTCACATCACTGCCAAGGAACTGCGCGTGGGTCACACGGCACCGATGCTGTGATTTTAAGCCCTTACGTTCCACTTGGTCCCTGCTGCCCAGGGCAGCACCTTGGTTGATCGATTTTCTGTTCAGCTTTCTGTGTGGCCACAAGCTGacccaaacatttaaaaaatcaggctGAAAGGCAGTGGGACCCAAGAATACACTGGTTCAGGGATGAGCACCTTTCCAGGCACCCCATCCTGGATCCTGGCACAACTGGGTTCATTGTCCTGGGCTCTGGAAGAGGAGCTGACCTGGATGTTCCCGCTGGGACACCGCTCAACAAAAGTTCCCTCTTCACTAAGCTAATCTCATCGGAAGACCCATCCCCTGGCTAAAGCTCCAGTGGGGTCTCAGCACGGACAGAGCAGTTGCTGCCCTCTAGTGGCCCGAAGGGACAGGCCCCAGGGGGGTGGTGACAGGACCCTATACTGAAGGTGCTCGGGAAGGAAAGTCAAGAGGACAGAGTGCCTCACAGTtgcttttcccctttttattaaaaatagaccCAAACACTTTATGTATCATACAAAAGTTTCTTTCGCTGGTGGCAGCCACGAGGAAGCCTGGCCCCGTGGTACTGCtgtcccacctcccctccatggGACCGTGGCCCCGGGAGCAGCGGCTAAGCCTCAGCATGCCCAGAAAGCCTGCTCGCTCTGGAAGCAGCtgaccggggtggggggtgtcccaGGAGcagcctgcccaccccacccactgGCAAAGGGTAGATACTCCGAAAGTGCCTCTTTAGTGCCAAGATGAGCAAACAAGTGGAGTGAAATGGAAACCcctgtgattctttttatttcccagGGCTTGggatctgggatttttttttttttcccttccaccCCCGAATCCTTTCTCCTGCGAACGGGGGTGGGAAGCTTTACCGTCAGAGACTGGTGTCTCACGGTGTCTGAGGCCAAAATTTCACTCCAACACCAGCCCCTTCTCATCTGCTACTCCCGTGGCCTGGGACCTACCAGCCCCGTGTCTAAGGCTTGTCCTCCATTCACTCAGAAGAGAGGTTAGGGCCAACACGGATCCTTCCACGGTCCTCTGCCTGCCTTACACCCTGCCATTACCTCCATTCTCAGGACCTCAGCGTTAGAAGGACCCGTGACCATCTGTCTCTCCCTGAGCCTTGAACACCCCTGGGGTACCCCGGGCCCCTGTTCCCAAGGGGCCTAGGAGTGACGAGGTGGAAGGGGTagggaggggtggtgggagtTGGGTTCCCCCCAGGGGTGGGGCAGTACTCATGCTGGTATGGACTGCTTGGCAGGGCCAGGGGACAGGTGTGGGGAGGGTGGGCATGCGGAGGGAGGGCACAGCCTGCCTGAGCCCCTCAGTCCCAGCCGTTGTCCTTCACCATGTGTGACATTTCAATGATGTATTTCCCCTCCTTGTACTTCTGGCTCGTCTCAAAAGCCTGCTCCTGGTGGAGGGGAAGCAGTGAATGTAGGACAAAACAgacaccccccacctcctcctacCTGGTGTaacccctcccccgcccccaggggcTGCCGCCCAGTCCAACCCAGCAGCTCCTTCTTGCCTCTTGGGACCATGCAACACCCTGCAGTGGTCACTGGGGCTCGGAGGGCCACACAGCACCCGTCCACGTAGAGGGCGGCCCCGTCGCCCGGTACTTACATACTTCCAGCCCAGGGTGGTCTTGCAGCTCTCGCAGAAAATGTCAGCTACCGAGTGGAGCCCCGTGAGCAGGAGACGCTGCTCAGCCGGTCCGCAGCCCACGTTGACCCTGTCTCGGGAAACACGAAGGACCCAGCACCGGTGGAGTTGCTCTGCCAGTTCAGGCCCCCAAAGAGCCCCAAGGAACTTCCATCTGGGAGTGCTCCACCCGCCCCCTGGAAGCCCTGCCGGCAGCGCTCCGGCCCCCAGGACTAGTGGCTGGGCCTCCTCTCTCCGGGGAGTCAGTTCTGCCCAGACTCCACGACACAAGCTGCGGACTGAGTTTCTGAACCCCTTTGCGAAAGGAGAGGCAAAAGCCGAAGGTGCAAGGCCACCTGCTGATGGCTCACCCCCTTTGTCCACACTCAGACGCACGCGcacatacacaaagagagagggagactcaCACGGAGTTAAACAGGTAGGCTCGGCCATGGCTCCCTTGGAAAGACTGTGGAGACATAGGACAGACGGTGACTGCGGGGTGGCCCGAGGGCCCCACTGCCTGCATGCCCCAGGGGTGAGGAGGGCGGACGACTTTGTGGCCTCTCCCCTCGGTGAGTCTGGATGATCCCGGTgggacagagaagagaggagtGGCGGTCCCCCACCTGGTGTACCTTGGAAATAAGCTCATCGTGTTTGGCCAGGTGTGCGCGGCAGTGGACGCAGCTGTAGGTGCGGTGGCAACGGGGCAGGTAGCTGCGGAATGTCTTGGCGGGGAGGCAGGCGGGGCCCGGGCCAGGGTCGCAGCTGGGCATGACCGGCTGGAGGACGATGCCCTGGCGGGCCGGAGGGGCTGGCGCCGTGCAGCCCCCACACAGACGGTCGCAGGTGAAGCAGCGGAGCAGGTTGGCTAGAGCCGTGTTTCAGGGCAGGAGAGATGTGGGGGGGCTGCCCGGCCAGGGCCCCCCCAGACGTGAACCAGATAGAAATGGAAGTCACCTGCGAAGAGGAAAGAGTGCATCAGGAGAGTCTTGACCTCCCGAAGAGCCCCTCCCCAGGGGGAACGGAGAAGAGGGGATCTTTGGAGACCCTCAGCGTGCCATCACACTGTCTCTCAGGCCCCTGGAATCCCGGCTCTGCTGGTGGCCAGTCCAGGCCTCCGGTGCCACAGGCGGGGACACAGTGTCTGTCCCTCCTGGGGCGGGAGGAGCCTTTACCAGTCTCCACCGAGAGCAGCCTGCTGCTACCAACGCTGCCATGGGAGCAACGTCATCGGCGGCGAGTGTCCCCTCCTGGGCTTCAGGCCTTTTGTGAGGGTCTGCATCCCACATGTGCTGGCAGGCTCGGGTTCAGAGCCTTTTACAAGTTGGGGAAGCCTGGCGGGTTTTCTCTTCTGCGCCTCTATTTGCAATGCAATTGGTCCTTCacagatttggggggggggaggggggggaggccAGCCCAGAAGGCAGGCACACACACCCCCTAGTCAGCCCTCTCCTGGGGGCTGAAGTCCTGCACCCTGGGAACTAGAATTTCATAGATGTCTCCTTTGCTACCAGAGACCTCAGACATGGCCCCTCGCCAGCCGTGCACTTTGGCCCACTCATTCCAGCTCAGAAACAGCAACTGGCTCTTTTCTCAGCCTCTGAGCCCCTTGATCTATATACTGCTCTTTGCTCACTGTTGCCTTAGCCTCAGTTAAAGACTTGGACATACAGCCCTAGGAGAGAAAATACCTTTCTTTCAGGCAACTCTAACAGCTGGAAGCAATGGGAAATGGGGATCACGTCAGGGAAGGCCGCATTCTGGGGCTAAGTGGTGTGCTGTGGGAGCAACGGGCAGCAGAAGTGGGGGGACTCCTGTTTTCCAAACCTATGCTTTGGGGTACAAGGCAGAGCATGTTTCCACCTTCTTCCTGGGGTAGGGACCAACAGCAGTGACTCTGTGGGTGACATTAGATAAAATTGCTAGGTTCTCATTAGGAAGGCCGAAGAAGACATCATTATCTGCCCAGACTCCAGCCCCAAAGTGGCTGAGGGTGCTAGAGGCAGCAGATAAGAAGGGAGGGGTCATCTGTTGGCTCTGATAAGTGAGTGAAGTCCCGCCTCTTCCTCCATGGTGCCTTCGGGCCTGTGATGGGTGATTTAGCTCAAGTCTGGTTCAGAGGTGCCAGGTGGGTGCTCTGGCAATGCAAGACCACTAAGCAGAGCAGAGGCGGTGTGGCTGCGAGTGGCCAGGGCACACAGGCTCTCGTCCTGTCCTCTGCGGTGGCCGCCTGTGCCCCAGCTGTTCCAGCCTTTCCTGGGCCCGCCAGGTAGTCTCCCTGCAGAACCCAGACAGAGCCCATCTTCAGTTTGAGGTCCTCTACCCCTGGCTGGGCCCTAGAAAGACACCTTGAGCTGAGTTCAGGGTGACATTGGGCTCCGGCCGCAGGAGATGGGCCCTTCTCACCAGCATCCAGCGTTCAGCGCCCACTTCCCAGGTCTGCCTTCAACTTTGCCTGTGAGTTCCCCTCTGCTGCGCTTCACCTACTGCACCAGCCAGGGGCCTTGCACTGGGTCCCAGCTCTCCAGCTCCTTCTCCAGCCGGCagctcacctccctccctctctctccccagcttcCCCATCAGGCCAAGGAGAGGCTGCCCAGAAGGCCAGAGAATCACTCacaggaggggaagcagggggTCATCGCTTCCCGGGCTCAGATCACAGGCAGATTCAAGTTgggcaaatgaagaaaaaaacaaaggcaacctGAGCACCAGGGAGAGAATGTTCCCCCAAGTGAGATGGGGCTGGACCGTGGGAGGTGGGGGCGAGAGAGCGCTGGCGGGTAGGGAGGGGGGGTGCTGAGCAACCAGCGCTGACAGGAGAGGTGCCCAGGAGGAGGCTCCAGGAACCAGGTGCGAATcctgtggctgggggtggggggacacgaCACCTGCTCACAGTGATTTTCTCATCTGCTCCGAGGcttcacctcccccccccccccccccaggctggcGTTCTCGGCATGGTATGGTCCAAATAATTAGCAGCGCAGCCAGCTCCCCGGGCGGGCGGGCTTCGGGGGTCTGCACCAGCAGCAAAACAATAACCAGTGAGGCCTGATGCAGCAGCCAAAGTTGCCGGGAAATAAGTGCGGGAACCGTCAGAGCTCGGAGAGGGATGGAGGAGCTGAGAGAGAGGAGCCGAGGCagcggggagggggaagggaggacaAAGGGTGGATGAATAATGCTTTTGCGATGGGGAGAAAGCAACACGCAGCAGGAGGAGGAAAtttgcaaaggggaaaaaaattcatttggagaAGGGCTGCCCCCTCACCTTGAGGTCTGCTCCAGAGATCTccgtctatctctctctctctctctcaatctctcaatctctctgctcactcttctctcttctctttccgcTCCTTCAATGGGGAaagggatgggggcgggggaggggagttAGGGGCTCGGGCCTGGGGCTGCCAAAGCTGGCCAGCTGCTGGGGGGCCAGAGGTTGTCTCTCGTCTGTACCCCGGTCTGTGGGTGAATGTAGCTGTGTGTTGTGGAACTGCATCATAACACTGTGAGTCatccgtccccccaccccctcacctcccacgtcagagcagggctgggagacACAGGAGGCGGGTcggcaggaagggagggggcaggcaTCGAGGGATGGGTCTAGAGAAgggtgcaggggggtgggagcagagggccGGCGGGCCGGGAGGCGTGATGCTAGAGGAGAGGCTGGTTGCTGAGGAGAAGGCAGTGTGGCCAAGGAGACGGAAGGAACCTGGGGAAAGGATGGGGCTGGGCAAGGATGGAGCAGGGGCGGcagggctggaggaagggaggcGGCCAGGCGGTGACAGTGAGAGATGGATGCAGAGTCAggcgtgtgcacacacatccaAGATGATACGTTCCCCATCTCAGCTCGGACGCCAGCCTTGACGCAGGGAAAAGGAAGACATATTAATTGTCACACGGGGCCAACTGTGCCCCCAAGCTTGAACCGGGCGCTTCCAAGCCTCAGAGCCTCAGCTTGATGCCCCTGAAGGACTCCTAGATGGTCTGACCTCTCTCGAGCAGGCACCTCTTCTCAGCTACCTCCACGTTCCTTGTGCTTCGTGAACAGAGACGCCCACATTACATAAGCTTCTCCACCGGGCTGTAAACTTTGAGAAAGGTCCTCTGGGCAACTCCTGTCTGCATCCCGGGACTGCAGTGCCTAGCGCAGAGCTTCCCGACGGAAGATGATCACACACCGGCAGTGGAGCTGCATCTTCAGACGTGGTCCAAGTGTCTGGCGCTGGTCTCAGAGAGACCTTAGAATAGCAGCTCTGCCAGTATAGTCGCCAGGAACCGCTGGGAACTTACTGATCCTTTTTGTGCTGCTCGGTTTCCTCTTCTGCTAAGTGAAGCTCATGATACTGACCTCATGGAGATGTGAGGGTGAAGCGAGGTAACATGTAAACACCTAAAAAGTGCCTGGCACGTGATAAGCACTTAGTAAACCGTAGCTACTTCGAAACGGTGTTCTCCACGTAATACCCTTAAACCCAGAGAGGATTTACTATTAAGTTCTGATATCTCAAGAGACATGTACCAAATCTCTTTCTTATGAAGAACCTCTATGTTTCGGTGCTATTTTTCTATCAGCttccaattatattttatttgactcAGATTCTGTTTCTCATGGAGTGCTGTCCTGTGTATATCTCTGAAGTATGTGGACAGAACATATCCTCTAAGATAAAACCCCCAATTtctttaaagtgtttttaaaaaaagattatttatttattcatgagagacacacacacacagagagagagagagagacaggcagagacacaggcagagggagaagcaggctccgtgcaggaagcctgatgtgggacttgatccctggactccaggatcacaccctgggccaaaggcaggtgctaaaccactgagccacccgggctgcccccaaacccCCAATTTCTAACGGAGGCTAGCTACCATCTAGAAAATGAAGTGTGACAAAGATAGGTACTCAGGTAGGACAGCTCGtgggtcatttttcttttcacatgtaAGGAAGGGAAGCGTAGGTCAATGGTGGGTAATGGGAAGCATTGCTAGCTgggtatgaaaaaataaaaggaattctgAAGATTTAACCAAGGAAGATTCTGGGGTTGAAGATAAATTCTGAAACACCGTGCAGGTGCCTTGAGTGATATCATCAGAGGTTTGGAACTAAGAGGGAGACTTGGGTAAAGAAGGAAGTGTTTCTGTATGGGCAGTGGATGAGAGAGGAAAGGTAAACGGAGGAGGGATTTGAGGAACTATTCTTGAGGAAAACAATGGGAAGTGGGAAAAAATGTAGGTGAGTAGTTCTTAAGGCAAGGATGGAAAGTTTG
It encodes the following:
- the YPEL4 gene encoding protein yippee-like 4, translated to MPSCDPGPGPACLPAKTFRSYLPRCHRTYSCVHCRAHLAKHDELISKSFQGSHGRAYLFNSVVNVGCGPAEQRLLLTGLHSVADIFCESCKTTLGWKYEQAFETSQKYKEGKYIIEMSHMVKDNGWD